Genomic segment of Catenibacterium mitsuokai:
CCCTCTAATAGAACTGCATATCGCCCTGAATAGTTATGCTTCCATTCAAGTAGCTTATCATACGCTTTTCTCTTAAAAAACATAGAATACCTCCTCACTTTTTAAATATATATAACTTTCTTCAATCTTATTATCTGTCAAAATATGACTTTCTTCAATCTTTTATTCGCCAAAAATGTGACTTTCTTCAATCTTTTTTTAGCCTAAAATGGTACTTTCTTCAAAGTAACGGTAATTATATTATATATAATTATGCATAAAAAAAGGGGATAGCCTTAGCTATCTCCTCATGACTATTCTTCATCAAATAAAATTAGATCATCAAATGTCTGTCTTCTTACAACGACTCTTGATTCACCTTCATAAGTGAATACTACAGCTGGTTTAGGTAACTGGTTGTAATTAGAAGACATAGAGTAGTTATATGCACCTGTAGAGAATACTGCAAAAATATCTCCTGGCATAATATTAGCTGTAACTGGTAAATCCTTAGTAATCATATCAGCACTTTCACAGATCTTACCTACAACTGTTACAGTCTTAGTCTTTGTTTCTCCTGCTTTATTTGCGACAATACCATCATATTTCGCATCATATAAAGGTGTACGGATATTATCAGACATACCACCATCAATAGAGACATAAGTACGTACATCAGGGATTTCTTTAATACATCCTACTGTATATAGTGTAATACCTGCATTACCTACAACATAACGTCCTGGTTCAATCATAACAGCTGGACGTTCCCATCCATGACTATCATATTCATTATAAATAACTTTCATGATTTCTGATGTAATAGATTCAAAATCAAGTGGTTCATCCTGTTTAGTATAAGCAATACCATAACCACCACCGGCATTGATCTTACTTGTTACAACACCAAATGTATTATAGATTTCATTCACAAACTTCATGAACTGAAGCATTGCATTCACATAAGCGAATAAATCAAATACCTGAGAACCAATATGACAATGAATTCCTTCATATTCGATATTATCAGACTCTAAGATTTGCTGAATAGCTTTTAAATAGATACCATAATGAGAACTAAAGCCAAACTTAGTATCCTTATGACCAGTCATAATATAGTTATGACCACCAGCTTTAATACCAGGGACAATTCTTAAAGTTGCCTTTACTTTCTTACCTAGCTTCCCTGCAATCTTTTCACAGTTTTCAATTTCATAAAAGTTATCTACTACGAAA
This window contains:
- the lysA gene encoding diaminopimelate decarboxylase, with the protein product MVLQTQFADIKGNDLYIDGIKASDLAKQYGTPLYVMSEGHIRHQMNELKTKFMDKYEKALPLFASKSFSCLAIYKLANEYGIGIDCVSAGEISIALRAGFDPDKIYFHGNNKLPSEIEYALSHDVTHFVVDNFYEIENCEKIAGKLGKKVKATLRIVPGIKAGGHNYIMTGHKDTKFGFSSHYGIYLKAIQQILESDNIEYEGIHCHIGSQVFDLFAYVNAMLQFMKFVNEIYNTFGVVTSKINAGGGYGIAYTKQDEPLDFESITSEIMKVIYNEYDSHGWERPAVMIEPGRYVVGNAGITLYTVGCIKEIPDVRTYVSIDGGMSDNIRTPLYDAKYDGIVANKAGETKTKTVTVVGKICESADMITKDLPVTANIMPGDIFAVFSTGAYNYSMSSNYNQLPKPAVVFTYEGESRVVVRRQTFDDLILFDEE